One Rubritalea squalenifaciens DSM 18772 genomic region harbors:
- a CDS encoding response regulator transcription factor encodes MQLWHDLHKFTALQADEAMEMFLGRMGEILHSCCGYWVAAASGKELASSMKTDLYDGYEAVDFIAMPGGLSHQEVDDRQAMYSQLSIKHGVCPIAVASVASRGETRAILRHDLMNDEEWEREWVYQKFYQVNDIGDRLVALYPVDSQSESCVVFDRKVDQDYYEARDRELLKLAMAGVGQLHRELMLLRGGVDNTSRLLTPRERDVLKLILTGDTEKEIAEHLGMGRSTLHHHVIAIYRKYNVRNRAGLQALWGRY; translated from the coding sequence GTGCAGTTGTGGCATGATCTACACAAGTTTACAGCGTTACAGGCGGATGAGGCGATGGAGATGTTTTTGGGGAGGATGGGGGAGATTCTTCACTCATGCTGCGGCTATTGGGTGGCCGCGGCTAGTGGGAAGGAGTTGGCAAGTTCCATGAAGACGGATCTCTATGATGGCTATGAAGCCGTGGATTTCATAGCCATGCCTGGAGGGCTTAGTCATCAAGAAGTTGATGATCGCCAGGCTATGTATTCTCAGTTGTCCATTAAGCATGGGGTTTGCCCGATAGCTGTTGCTTCCGTAGCAAGTAGAGGGGAGACTCGCGCTATCCTCAGGCATGACCTCATGAATGATGAAGAGTGGGAGCGAGAGTGGGTCTACCAAAAGTTCTACCAAGTGAATGATATCGGTGATCGTCTGGTGGCACTCTATCCCGTGGATAGCCAGAGTGAATCCTGTGTGGTGTTTGATAGGAAAGTCGATCAAGACTACTATGAAGCCCGTGACCGGGAGTTGCTCAAGCTAGCGATGGCGGGTGTAGGCCAACTACACCGTGAGTTGATGCTGCTTCGTGGTGGTGTGGATAATACGAGTAGACTCCTGACTCCGAGGGAGAGGGATGTGCTCAAACTCATACTGACAGGCGATACGGAGAAAGAGATAGCTGAGCACTTGGGAATGGGGCGTAGTACTCTGCACCATCATGTGATAGCTATCTACCGTAAATACAATGTCCGTAACCGGGCAGGCCTTCAGGCTCTCTGGGGGCGCTATTAG
- the fbaA gene encoding class II fructose-bisphosphate aldolase: protein MPVATPEQYAAMLDAAQKGGYAYPAVNITSLATINGALKAFAEAGSDGIIQVSTGGGKFASGLHVGDEAYGAIVLAEATHLLAEKYDILVALHTDHCHPEKVDSFLKPLLEASRKRKAEGKNVLFQSHMLDASTLPLEENMKLSQELLKECAELDIILEVEAGVVGGEEDGVDNSGLPDDKLYTTTEDMITVYESLNGLGRFLFAATFGNVHGAYKPGAVKLKPTILRDGQKAVTDKYGAEAEMDLVFHGGSGSTLEEIRETLEYGVVKMNIDTDTQYAFTRPVVTHICQNIEGVLKIDGEVGVKGQYDPRSYIKKGEQGVCDRLKVACDDLLSTGKTIYKK, encoded by the coding sequence ATGCCAGTTGCAACACCTGAACAATACGCTGCAATGCTCGACGCTGCCCAGAAGGGCGGCTACGCATACCCAGCTGTTAATATCACCTCTCTCGCCACTATCAACGGAGCTCTCAAAGCCTTTGCTGAAGCAGGTTCCGATGGTATCATCCAAGTTTCTACCGGCGGCGGTAAGTTCGCTTCCGGTCTCCATGTCGGTGACGAAGCCTACGGCGCAATCGTCCTTGCCGAGGCTACACACCTACTTGCCGAGAAATACGACATCCTCGTAGCTCTCCACACTGACCACTGCCACCCTGAGAAGGTTGATTCCTTCCTCAAGCCTCTCCTCGAAGCTTCCCGCAAGCGTAAGGCCGAAGGTAAGAACGTTCTTTTCCAATCCCACATGCTCGACGCTTCCACTCTTCCACTTGAAGAGAACATGAAGCTTTCCCAGGAACTCCTCAAGGAGTGTGCTGAGCTCGACATCATCCTCGAAGTTGAAGCTGGTGTTGTTGGCGGTGAAGAAGACGGCGTAGACAACTCCGGTCTTCCTGACGACAAACTCTACACCACCACTGAGGACATGATCACTGTATACGAGAGCCTCAATGGCCTCGGTCGTTTCCTCTTCGCAGCAACCTTCGGTAACGTACACGGTGCGTACAAGCCAGGTGCTGTTAAGCTCAAGCCTACCATCCTACGTGACGGCCAGAAGGCTGTTACCGACAAGTACGGTGCAGAAGCAGAAATGGATCTCGTGTTCCACGGTGGTTCCGGTTCTACTCTCGAGGAAATCCGCGAAACACTCGAATACGGTGTGGTCAAGATGAACATCGATACCGACACCCAGTACGCATTCACTCGCCCAGTGGTGACTCACATCTGCCAGAACATCGAAGGTGTTCTTAAGATCGACGGTGAAGTTGGCGTAAAAGGCCAGTACGATCCACGTTCCTACATCAAGAAGGGTGAGCAAGGCGTTTGCGACCGTCTCAAAGTCGCTTGCGACGACCTCCTCTCCACAGGGAAGACCATTTACAAGAAGTAA